The Cucumis melo cultivar AY chromosome 5, USDA_Cmelo_AY_1.0, whole genome shotgun sequence genome has a segment encoding these proteins:
- the LOC103499482 gene encoding ammonium transporter 1 member 1-like, producing the protein MAATDCSLTLAQLLGPNVTNSGAAASFICDQFTTSTHNFSDTKFAVDTVYLLFSAYLVFSMQLGFAMLCAGSVRAKNTMNIMLTNVLDAAAGGLFYYLFGFAFAFGTPSNPFIGRHFFGLKSIPSTAADYSFFLYQWAFAIAAAGITSGSIAERTQFVAYLIYSSVLTGFVYPVVSHWFWSPDGWASPSRSNGDLLFGTGVIDFAGSGVVHMVGGIAGLWGALIEGPRIGRFDKTGRSVALRGHSATLVVLGTFMLWFGWYGFNPGSFTKILVPYGSNNFYGQWSAVGRTAVTTTLAGCTAALTTLFGKRILSGHWNVTDVCNGLLGGFAAITSGCSVVEPWAAVICGFVAAIVLISCNKLAEKVKFDDPLEAAQLHGGCGAWGIIFTALFATKKYVNEVYGGDAGRPHGLFMGGGGKLLGAHLIQILVIIGWVSVTMGPLFYGLHKLKLLRISPEDEMAGMDMTRHGGFAYVYHDEDESPTNGIQISRIRPGETSPIEN; encoded by the coding sequence ATGGCGGCTACAGATTGCTCTCTCACTCTGGCCCAACTCCTCGGTCCAAATGTCACCAACTCCGGTGCCGCCGCCTCCTTCATTTGCGACCAATTCACCACCTCCACCCACAACTTCTCCGACACCAAATTCGCCGTCGACACCGTCTACCTTCTCTTCTCCGCCTATCTCGTCTTCTCCATGCAGCTCGGCTTCGCCATGCTCTGTGCCGGCTCCGTCCGTGCCAAAAACACCATGAACATCATGCTCACCAACGTCCTTGACGCCGCTGCCGGCGGCCTTTTCTACTACCTCTTCGGCTTCGCCTTCGCTTTTGGCACTCCCTCCAACCCCTTCATCGGCCGTCATTTCTTTGGCCTCAAATCAATCCCTTCCACCGCCGCCGATTACAGCTTCTTTCTCTATCAGTGGGCTTTCGCCATCGCCGCCGCCGGTATCACCAGCGGCTCAATTGCCGAGCGAACCCAATTCGTTGCCTATTTGATCTACTCCTCTGTTTTGACCGGTTTTGTTTACCCGGTTGTGTCCCATTGGTTCTGGTCTCCAGACGGTTGGGCCAGCCCGTCACGGTCCAACGGCGATCTCTTATTTGGAACCGGAGTCATAGATTTCGCTGGTTCAGGCGTGGTTCACATGGTTGGTGGAATCGCTGGACTTTGGGGTGCTTTAATCGAAGGTCCTCGAATCGGCCGATTCGACAAAACCGGTAGATCTGTTGCTTTACGTGGCCATAGTGCTACGTTAGTCGTTCTCGGTACATTCATGCTTTGGTTCGGTTGGTACGGGTTCAACCCCGGTTCCTTCACTAAGATCTTAGTTCCTTATGGTTCAAATAATTTCTACGGACAGTGGAGCGCCGTCGGTCGGACCGCCGTGACGACAACACTAGCTGGTTGCACAGCTGCACTAACGACCCTTTTCGGAAAACGAATTTTATCCGGCCATTGGAACGTCACCGATGTCTGCAACGGCTTACTTGGTGGGTTCGCCGCCATAACCTCCGGCTGCTCGGTGGTGGAGCCGTGGGCGGCTGTGATATGTGGGTTTGTGGCAGCGATAGTTTTAATCAGCTGTAATAAACTAGCAGAGAAGGTGAAATTCGACGACCCACTAGAAGCGGCACAATTGCACGGAGGTTGCGGGGCATGGGGGATAATATTCACGGCGTTGTTCGCGACAAAGAAGTATGTAAACGAGGTGTACGGCGGGGATGCAGGGCGGCCACACGGGTTATTTATGGGTGGGGGAGGGAAGTTGTTGGGTGCACATTTGATACAAATTTTGGTGATTATTGGTTGGGTTAGTGTTACCATGGGGCCATTGTTTTATGGGTTACATAAGCTGAAACTATTAAGAATCTCGCCGGAGGATGAGATGGCCGGAATGGATATGACTAGACATGGTGGATTTGCTTACGTATACCATGATGAAGATGAATCTCCGACCAATGGGATCCAAATTAGTAGGATTAGGCCAGGGGAAACAAGTCCAATTGAAAATTAA